One Watersipora subatra chromosome 4, tzWatSuba1.1, whole genome shotgun sequence genomic window carries:
- the LOC137392928 gene encoding microtubule-associated protein futsch-like, whose translation MIISDKVDDTLERNIVVHDGSGLGNTVNDKSVLFEDREPVATDLGKPVGRNIDANGNAMSYSATESCEISGEENSKFNDVADIKEEGVTMNRNKEKFELNTPCPDKETEECELATMVEVGTSDYIQENEVKGTVAEEAYKEIVVDYMEEQVAAVLRSEAMHFDVEDDVDKEDVGMEGETKILQVESLNGEPMSENSQSEKVALIKTDPTFLVGESEFDFVQDAEPEATVGRFGSEEIFVDDVVEQVTLVLESEAASAGEKSDMNENDNEMQVEEENLKAESLQERPDSEHVQTEDIALIATEPILLVEESEFDFVQEIAPKSPVSKGAFEQTIVENVEEQVVAVVESEVTPAADEGDADKDTAELEGQPKVSHAESLQKELLSEDAQTEEVATTATEPSPLVDEETSDFVREVEPEATVSEDASEHTVVETVEQRVVAVVESGVSPAAGEGEAERDSAEWQVQPEVFHAESLQEEPLSEDSQAKDATPTATEPSNLVAEGKSDFVQEVEPETTVSEDAFEQTVVEDVEERVVPGVESEIAPAADKGDADRDSVELDVQPEVSHAESLQQEPLSEDAQIEEVAPITTEPSPLVDEEASDSVQEVEPEATVSEDASEQTVIEDVEEQVVAVAESEVAPAADEGDADSVELAVQPEVSHAESLQEEPLSENAQAKAATSTATEPISLVDEGESDFVQEDETEATVSEDVSEQTVIEDVEEQVVAVVESEVAPAADEGDADSVELTVQPEVSHAESLREEPISEDAQTEAATPTATEPSSLVDEEASDFVQEVEPETSVSEDAYEQTVIEYVEEQVIAVVESEVAPSADEGDADRDSVELGLQPEVSHAESLQEEPLSQDAQPEAATPTATEPSPLVDEGESVFVQEVEPEATVSEDASEQTVIEDVEAQVVAVVESEVAPAADEGDADSVELEVQPEVSHAESLQEKPLSEDAQTEAATPAGTEPSSLVDEGESDFVEEVEPEATVSEDASEQTVIEDVKEQVVAVVESEVAPAADEGDADSVELTVQPEVSRAESLQKELLSEDVEAEGATPTATEPSLLVDEEESDFVQEVETEATVSEDAFEETLIEDIEEQVAAVVESEVAPAADEGDADRDRVELEIQPEVSHAESLPEELLSEDAQTEEVAPTVTEPSPLVDEEASDFVQEVEPEATVSEDASEQTVVEDVEEQVVAVVESEVAPAADEGDEDSVELAVQPEVSHAESSQEEPLSEDAQAEGATLPATEPSPLVDEEDSDFVQEVEAEATVSEDASEQTVLEDVEEQLVAVVESEVAPSADEGDAVRNSVELGVQPEVSHAESLQEELFSEDVQSEEVAPTATERSPSVDEEASDFVQEVETEATVSEDASEQTVIEDVAEQVVAVVESEVAPAADEGDADRDMVELEVQPEVSHAESLPQELLSEDDQTEEVAPTVTEPSPLVDEGESVFVQEVEPEATVSEDASEQTVIEDVKEQVVAVVESEVAPAADEGDADSVELAVQPEVSHAESLQEKPLSEDAQTEAATPTATEPSSLVDEGESDFVQEVEPEATVSEDASEQTIIEHVEEQVVAVVESEVAPAADEGDADRDRVELEVQPEVYRVERLQEEPLPEDAQTEGATPTATEPSPLVDEDESHFVQEVEAEATVSEDAFDETVIEDVEEQVVAIVESEVAPSADGGDADRDSVELDVQPEVSHAESLQEELLYEDAQTEEVAPTATEPSPSVDEGASNFVQEVEPEATVSEDASEQTVIEDVEEQLVAVVESEVAPSADEGDAVKDSVELEVQPEVSHAESLQEELFSEDAQTEEVAPTATERSPSVDEEASHFAQEVETEATVSEDAFEETVIEDVEEQVVAVVESEVPPAADEGDADRDMVELEVQPEVSHAESLPEELLSEDDQTEEVAPTVTEPSPLVDEGESVFVQEVEPEATVSEDAFEETLIEDVEKQVAAVVENEVAPAADDGDAERDSVELEVQPEVYHAENLQEEPLSEDAQTEAATPTATEPSSLVDEGESDFVQEVEPEATVSEDASEQTVIEHVEEQVVAVVESEVDPAADVDDAYSVDLAVQPEVSHTESLQEEPLSENAQAEAATPTVTEPSPLVDEGESDFAQEVEPEATVSEDAFEETLIEDVEKQVAAVVENEVAPAADDGDAERDSVELEVQPEVYHAENLQEEPLSEDAQTEAATPTATEPSSLVDEGESDFVQEVEPEATVSEDASEQTVIEHVGEQVVAVVESEIAFSADEGNTDRDSVELEVQPEVYHAESLQEEPLPEDAQAEGATPTATEPSPLIDEGESVFVQEVEPEATVSENASEQTGFEDVEDEVVAVVECEVAFSADEGDADRDSVELEVQPEVSHAESLQEEPPSEDAQAEAATPTATEPNPLVDEEESDFVQEVETEATVSEDAFEQTVFEDVEEQVVAVVKSEVDAAADVDDAYSVELAVQPEVSHAESLQEEPLSENAQAEAATPTVTEPRPLVDEGESDFAQEVEPEATVSEDAFEQTVIEDVEEQVVAVVESEVAPAADEGDADSVELEVQPEVSHAESLPEELLSEDSQTEAATPTGTEPSSLVDEGESDFVQEVEPEATVSEDASEQTVIEHVEEQVVAVVESEVAPAADDGDAERDSVELEVQPEVYHAESLQEEPLPEDAKAEGATPTATEPRPLIDEGESVFVQEVEPEATVSEDASEQTAFEDVEDEVVAVVESEVAFSADGGDADRDSVELEVQPEVSHAESLQEEPPSEDAQAEAATPTAAEPNPLVDEEESGFVQEVETEATVSEDAFEQTVIEDVEEQVVAVVESEVDPAADVDDAYSVELAVQPEISHTESLQEEPLSENAQAEAATPTVTEPSPLVDERESDFAQEVEPEATVSEDAFDETVIEDVEEQVLTRRTSF comes from the exons ATGATTATTTCAGATAAAGTTGATGACACATTGGAGAGAAACATCGTTGTTCACGATGGCTCAGGACTTGGTAATACAGTTAATGACAAAAGTGTCTTATTTGAAGACCGAGAGCCAGTTGCAACAGACCTTGGCAAGCCTGTAGGCAGAAATATTGATGCTAATGGTAATGCAATGAGTTACTCTGCAACTGAAAGCTGTGAAATAAGTGGGGAAGAGAACAGCAAGTTTAATGATGTAGCAGACATAAAAGAGGAAGGTGTAACGATGAACAGAAACAAAgaaaaatttgaattgaatACACCATGTCCTGATAAGGAGACTGAAGAATGTGAGCTTGCCACTATGGTCGAAGTGGGTACTTCTGATTATATCCAGGAAAATGAGGTGAAGGGCACAGTAGCTGAAGAGGCATACAAGGAAATTGTTGTCGATTATATGGAAGAACAAGTGGCTGCTGTTTTACGGAGTGAAGCCATGCATTTTGATGTAGAGGATGACGTGGACAAAGAAGATGTCGGAATGGAAGGTGAGACAAAGATTCTTCAAGTTGAGAGCCTAAATGGAGAACCAATGTCTGAAAATAGTCAATCGGAAAAGGTTGCCCTGATCAAAACAGATCCCACATTTTTGGTTGGTGAAAGTGAATTTGATTTCGTACAGGATGCTGAACCCGAAGCCACAGTAGGCAGATTTGGATCtgaagaaatttttgttgatgatgTGGTGGAACAAGTCACCCTTGTTCTAGAGAGTGAAGCCGCATCTGCTGGTGAGAAAAGCGATATGAATGAAAATGATAACGAAATGCAAGTAGAGGAGGAAAATCTTAAAGCTGAAAGCTTACAGGAGAGACCTGACTCTGAACATGTTCAAACCGAGGATATTGCCCTAATCGCCACTGAGCCCATTCTTTTGGTTGAGGAAAGTGAATTTGACTTTGTACAGGAGATTGCACCTAAAAGCCCAGTAAGCAAAGGTGCATTTGAGCAAACTATTGTCGAAAATGTTGAGGAACAAGTGGTAGCTGTTGTAGAAAGTGAAGTCACTCCAGCTGCTGACGAGGGCGATGCAGATAAAGATACTGCTGAATTGGAAGGACAGCCAAAAGTTTCTCATGCTGAAAGCTTACAGAAAGAACTTCTCTCTGAAGATGCTCAAACCGAAGAAGTTGCCACCACAGCAACTGAGCCCAGCCCCTTGGTTGATGAAGAGACATCTGACTTTGTGCGGGAGGTTGAGCCTGAAGCCACAGTAAGTGAAGATGCATCTGAGCACACTGTTGTCGAAACTGTTGAGCAGCGAGTGGTAGCTGTAGTGGAGAGTGGAGTCAGTCCTGCAGCTGGCGAGGGCGAAGCAGAAAGAGATAGTGCTGAATGGCAAGTACAGCCGGAAGTGTTTCATGCTGAAAGCCTACAAGAAGAACCACTTTCTGAAGATTCTCAAGCCAAAGACGCAACCCCCACAGCAACTGAACCCAGCAATTTGGTTGCTGAAGGGAAATCTGACTTTGTGCAAGAGGTTGAACCTGAGACCACAGTAAGCGAAGATGCATTTGAGCAAACTGTCGTCGAAGATGTTGAGGAACGAGTGGTACCTGGAGTGGAAAGTGAAATCGCCCCTGCTGCTGATAAGGGCGATGCAGATAGAGATAGTGTGGAGTTGGATGTACAGCCAGAAGTTTCTCATGCTGAAAGCTTACAGCAAGAACCACTTTCTGAAGATGCTCAAATCGAAGAAGTTGCCCCCATCACAACTGAACCCAGCCCCTTGGTTGATGAGGAAGCATCCGACTCTGTGCAAGAGGTTGAACCTGAAGCCACAGTAAGTGAAGATGCATCTGAGCAAACTGTTATCGAAGATGTTGAGGAACAAGTAGTAGCTGTAGCGGAAAGTGAAGTCGCCCCTGCTGCTGATGAGGGCGATGCAGATAGTGTTGAATTGGCAGTACAGCCAGAAGTTTCTCATGCTGAAAGCTTACAAGAAGAACCACTTTCTGAAAATGCTCAAGCCAAAGCTGCAACCTCCACAGCAACTGAACCCATCTCCTTGGTTGATGAAGGGGAATCTGACTTTGTGCAAGAGGATGAAACTGAAGCCACAGTAAGTGAAGATGTATCTGAGCAAACTGTTATCGAAGATGTTGAGGAACAAGTAGTAGCTGTAGTGGAAAGTGAAGTCGCCCCTGCTGCTGACGAGGGTGATGCAGATAGTGTTGAATTGACAGTACAGCCAGAAGTTTCTCATGCTGAAAGCTTACGAGAAGAACCAATTTCTGAAGATGCTCAAACCGAAGCTGCAACCCCCACAGCAACTGAACCCAGCTCCTTGGTTGATGAGGAAGCATCTGACTTTGTGCAGGAGGTTGAACCTGAAACCTCAGTAAGTGAAGATGCATATGAGCAAACTGTTATCGAATATGTTGAAGAACAAGTAATAGCTGTAGTGGAAAGTGAAGTCGCTCCTTCTGCTGATGAGGGCGATGCAGATAGAGATAGTGTTGAATTGGGATTACAGCCGGAAGTTTCTCATGCTGAAAGCTTACAAGAAGAACCACTTTCTCAAGATGCTCAACCCGAAGCTGCAACCCCCACAGCAACTGAACCCAGCCCCTTGGTTGATGAAGGGGAATCTGTCTTTGTGCAAGAGGTTGAACCTGAAGCCACAGTAAGTGAAGATGCATCTGAGCAAACTGTTATCGAAGATGTTGAAGCACAAGTAGTAGCCGTAGTGGAAAGTGAAGTCGCCCCTGCTGCTGATGAGGGCGATGCAGACAGTGTTGAATTGGAAGTACAGCCAGAAGTTTCTCATGCTGAAAGCTTACAAGAAAAACCACTTTCTGAAGATGCTCAAACCGAAGCTGCAACTCCCGCAGGAACTGAACCCAGCTCCTTGGTTGATGAAGGGGAATCTGACTTTGTGGAAGAGGTTGAACCTGAAGCCACAGTAAGTGAAGATGCATCTGAGCAAACTGTTATCGAAGATGTTAAGGAACAAGTAGTAGCTGTAGTGGAAAGTGAAGTCGCCCCTGCTGCTGATGAGGGCGATGCAGATAGTGTTGAATTGACAGTACAGCCAGAAGTTTCTCGTGCTGAAAGCTTACAAAAAGAACTACTTTCTGAAGATGTTGAAGCCGAAGGTGCAACCCCCACAGCAACTGAACCCAGCCTTCTGGTTGATGAAGAGGAATCTGACTTTGTGCAAGAGGTTGAAACTGAAGCCACGGTAAGTGAAGATGCATTTGAGGAAACTCTTATCGAAGATATTGAGGAACAAGTGGCAGCTGTAGTGGAAAGTGAAGTCGCCCCTGCTGCTGATGAGGGCGATGCAGATAGAGATAGGGTTGAACTAGAAATACAGCCAGAAGTTTCTCATGCTGAAAGCTTACCGGAAGAACTTCTTTCTGAAGATGCTCAAACCGAAGAAGTTGCACCCACAGTAACTGAACCCAGCCCCTTGGTTGATGAGGAAGCATCCGACTTTGTGCAAGAGGTTGAACCGGAAGCCACAGTAAGTGAAGATGCATCTGAGCAAACTGTTGTCGAAGATGTTGAGGAACAAGTAGTAGCTGTAGTGGAAAGTGAAGTCGCCCCTGCTGCTGATGAGGGCGATGAAGATAGTGTTGAATTGGCAGTACAGCCAGAGGTTTCTCATGCTGAAAGCTCACAAGAAGAACCACTTTCTGAAGACGCTCAAGCCGAAGGTGCAACCCTTCCAGCAACCGAACCCAGCCCCTTGGTTGATGAAGAGGACTCGGACTTTGTGCAAGAGGTGGAAGCTGAAGCCACAGTAAGTGAAGATGCATCTGAGCAAACTGTTCTCGAAGATGTTGAGGAGCAATTGGTAGCTGTAGTGGAAAGTGAAGTCGCCCCTTCTGCGGATGAGGGCGATGCAGTTAGAAATAGTGTTGAATTAGGAGTACAGCCGGAAGTTTCTCATGCTGAAAGCTTACAAGAAGAACTTTTTTCTGAAGATGTTCAATCCGAAGAAGTTGCACCCACAGCAACTGAACGCAGCCCATCTGTAGATGAGGAAGCATCCGACTTTGTGCAAGAGGTTGAAACTGAAGCCACAGTAAGTGAAGATGCATCTGAGCAAACTGTTATCGAAGATGTTGCGGAACAAGTAGTAGCTGTAGTGGAAAGTGAAGTTGCACCTGCTGCTGATGAGGGCGATGCAGATAGAGATATGGTTGAACTAGAAGTACAGCCGGAAGTGTCTCATGCTGAAAGCTTACCACAAGAACTTCTCTCTGAAGATGATCAGACCGAAGAAGTTGCACCCACAGTAACTGAACCCAGCCCCTTAGTTGATGAAGGGGAATCTGTCTTTGTGCAAGAGGTTGAACCTGAAGCCACAGTAAGTGAAGATGCATCTGAGCAAACTGTTATCGAAGATGTTAAGGAACAAGTAGTAGCTGTAGTGGAAAGTGAAGTTGCCCCTGCTGCTGATGAGGGCGATGCAGACAGTGTTGAATTGGCAGTACAGCCAGAAGTTTCTCATGCTGAAAGCTTACAAGAAAAACCACTTTCTGAAGATGCTCAAACCGAAGCTGCAACTCCCACAGCAACTGAACCCAGCTCCTTGGTTGATGAAGGGGAATCTGACTTTGTGCAAGAGGTTGAACCTGAAGCCACAGTAAGTGAAGATGCATCTGAGCAAACTATTATCGAACATGTTGAGGAACAAGTGGTAGCTGTAGTGGAAAGTGAAGTCGCCCCTGCTGCTGATGAGGGCGATGCAGATAGAGATCGTGTTGAATTGGAAGTACAGCCAGAAGTTTATCGCGTTGAACGCTTACAAGAAGAACCACTTCCTGAAGACGCTCAAACCGAAGGTGCAACCCCTACCGCTACTGAACCCAGCCCCTTGGTTGATGAAGATGAGTCGCACTTTGTGCAAGAAGTTGAAGCTGAAGCCACAGTAAGTGAAGATGCATTTGATGAAACTGTTATCGAAGATGTTGAGGAGCAAGTGGTAGCTATAGTTGAAAGTGAAGTTGCCCCTTCTGCTGATGGGGGCGATGCAGATAGAGATAGTGTTGAATTGGACGTACAGCCGGAAGTTTCTCATGCTGAAAGCTTACAAGAAGAACTTCTTTATGAAGATGCTCAAACCGAAGAAGTTGCACCCACAGCAACTGAACCCAGCCCATCTGTAGATGAGGGAGCATCCAACTTTGTACAGGAGGTTGAACCTGAAGCCACAGTAAGTGAAGATGCATCTGAGCAAACTGTTATCGAAGATGTTGAGGAGCAATTGGTAGCTGTAGTGGAAAGTGAAGTCGCCCCTTCTGCGGATGAGGGCGATGCAGTTAAAGATAGTGTTGAATTAGAAGTACAGCCGGAAGTTTCTCATGCTGAAAGCTTACAAGAAGAACTTTTTTCTGAAGATGCTCAAACCGAAGAAGTTGCACCCACAGCAACTGAACGCAGCCCATCTGTAGATGAGGAAGCATCCCACTTTGCGCAAGAGGTTGAAACTGAAGCCACAGTAAGTGAAGATGCATTTGAGGAAACTGTTATCGAAGATGTTGAGGAACAAGTAGTAGCTGTAGTGGAAAGTGAAGTCCCACCTGCTGCTGATGAGGGCGATGCAGATAGAGATATGGTAGAACTAGAAGTACAGCCGGAAGTGTCTCATGCTGAAAGCTTACCAGAAGAACTTCTCTCTGAAGATGATCAGACCGAAGAAGTTGCACCCACAGTAACTGAACCCAGCCCCTTGGTTGATGAAGGGGAATCTGTCTTTGTGCAAGAGGTTGAACCTGAAGCCACAGTAAGTGAAGATGCATTTGAGGAAACTCTTATCGAAGATGTTGAGAAACAAGTGGCAGCTGTAGTGGAAAATGAAGTCGCCCCTGCTGCTGATGATGGCGATGCAGAAAGAGATAGTGTTGAATTGGAAGTACAGCCAGAAGTTTATCACGCTGAAAACTTACAAGAAGAACCACTTTCTGAAGATGCTCAAACCGAAGCTGCAACACCCACAGCAACTGAACCCAGCTCCTTGGTTGATGAAGGGGAATCTGACTTTGTGCAAGAGGTTGAACCTGAAGCTACAGTAAGTGAAGATGCATCTGAGCAAACTGTTATCGAACATGTTGAGGAACAAGTGGTAGCTGTAGTGGAAAGTGAAGTCGACCCTGCTGCTGATGTGGACGATGCATATAGCGTTGATTTGGCAGTACAGCCAGAAGTTTCTCATACTGAAAGCTTACAAGAAGAACCACTTTCTGAAAATGCTCAAGCCGAAGCTGCAACCCCCACAGTAACTGAACCCAGCCCCTTGGTTGATGAAGGGGAGTCTGACTTTGCGCAGGAGGTTGAACCTGAAGCCACAGTAAGTGAAGATGCATTTGAGGAAACTCTTATCGAAGATGTTGAGAAACAAGTGGCAGCTGTAGTGGAAAATGAAGTCGCCCCTGCTGCTGATGATGGCGATGCAGAAAGAGATAGTGTTGAATTGGAAGTACAGCCAGAAGTTTATCACGCTGAAAACTTACAAGAAGAACCACTTTCTGAAGATGCTCAAACCGAAGCTGCAACACCCACAGCAACTGAACCCAGCTCCTTGGTTGATGAAGGGGAATCTGACTTTGTGCAAGAGGTTGAACCTGAAGCTACAGTAAGTGAAGATGCATCTGAGCAAACTGTTATCGAACATGTTGGGGAACAAGTGGTAGCTGTAGTGGAAAGTGAAATCGCCTTTTCTGCTGATGAGGGCAATACAGATAGAGATAGTGTTGAACTGGAAGTACAGCCAGAAGTTTATCACGCTGAAAGCTTACAAGAAGAACCACTTCCTGAAGACGCTCAAGCCGAAGGTGCAACCCCTACAGCAACTGAACCCAGTCCCTTGATTGATGAAGGGGAATCTGTCTTTGTGCAAGAGGTTGAACCTGAAGCCACAGTAAGTGAAAATGCATCTGAGCAAACTGGTTTCGAAGATGTTGAGGACGAAGTGGTAGCTGTAGTGGAGTGTGAAGTCGCCTTTTCTGCTGATGAGGGCGATGCAGATAGAGATAGTGTTGAATTGGAAGTACAGCCAGAAGTTTCTCATGCTGAAAGTTTACAAGAAGAACCACCTTCTGAAGATGCTCAAGCCGAAGCTGCAACCCCTACAGCTACTGAACCCAACCCCTTGGTTGATGAAGAGGAGTCGGACTTTGTGCAAGAAGTTGAAACTGAAGCCACAGTAAGTGAAGATGCATTTGAGCAAACTGTTTTCGAAGATGTTGAGGAACAAGTGGTAGCTGTAGTGAAAAGTGAAGTCGACGCTGCTGCTGATGTGGACGATGCATATAGCGTTGAATTGGCAGTACAGCCAGAAGTTTCTCATGCTGAAAGCTTACAAGAAGAACCACTTTCTGAAAATGCTCAAGCCGAAGCTGCAACCCCCACAGTAACTGAACCCAGACCCTTGGTTGATGAAGGGGAGTCTGACTTTGCGCAGGAGGTTGAACCTGAAGCCACAGTAAGTGAAGATGCATTTGAGCAAACTGTTATCGAAGATGTTGAAGAACAAGTAGTAGCCGTAGTGGAAAGTGAAGTCGCCCCTGCTGCTGATGAGGGCGATGCAGACAGTGTTGAATTGGAAGTACAGCCAGAAGTTTCTCATGCTGAAAGCTTACCGGAAGAACTTCTTTCTGAAGATTCTCAAACCGAAGCTGCAACTCCCACAGGAACTGAACCCAGCTCCTTGGTTGATGAAGGGGAATCTGACTTTGTGCAAGAGGTTGAACCTGAAGCCACAGTAAGTGAAGATGCATCTGAGCAAACTGTTATCGAACATGTTGAGGAACAAGTGGTAGCTGTAGTGGAAAGTGAAGTCGCCCCTGCTGCTGATGATGGCGATGCAGAAAGAGATAGTGTTGAATTGGAAGTACAGCCAGAAGTTTATCACGCTGAAAGCTTACAAGAAGAACCACTTCCTGAAGACGCTAAAGCCGAAGGTGCAACCCCTACCGCTACTGAACCCCGTCCCTTGATTGATGAAGGGGAATCTGTCTTTGTGCAAGAGGTTGAACCTGAAGCCACAGTAAGTGAAGATGCATCTGAGCAAACTGCTTTCGAAGATGTTGAGGACGAAGTGGTAGCTGTAGTGGAGAGTGAAGTCGCCTTTTCTGCTGATGGGGGTGATGCAGATAGAGATAGTGTTGAATTGGAAGTACAGCCAGAAGTTTCTCATGCTGAAAGTTTACAAGAAGAACCACCTTCTGAAGATGCTCAAGCCGAAGCTGCAACCCCTACAGCTGCTGAACCCAACCCCTTGGTTGATGAAGAGGAGTCGGGCTTTGTGCAAGAAGTTGAAACTGAAGCCACAGTAAGTGAAGATGCATTTGAGCAAACTGTTATCGAAGATGTTGAGGAACAAGTGGTAGCTGTAGTGGAAAGTGAAGTCGACCCTGCTGCTGATGTGGACGATGCATATAGCGTTGAATTGGCAGTACAGCCAGAAATTTCTCATACTGAAAGCTTACAAGAAGAACCACTTTCTGAAAATGCTCAAGCCGAAGCTGCAACCCCCACAGTAACTGAACCCAGCCCCTTGGTTGATGAAAGGGAGTCTGACTTTGCGCAGGAGGTTGAACCTGAAGCCACAGTAAGTGAAGATGCATTTGATGAAACTGTTATCGAAGATGTTGAGGAGCAAGTG CTTACAAGAAGAACTTCTTTCTGA